The following proteins are encoded in a genomic region of Thioflexithrix psekupsensis:
- a CDS encoding M23 family metallopeptidase, translating to MMMFFLRLLLLGAIFSFSSGFAAEITAVTFEQSRIVIRHTGCQAQSLVREEQRLILSFTACQATEGRLLLLDKAITNLHWLSDDSQRAQVIIQFALAQDYAFEIDEQENLYQICFPRCHNLLKQQSELNLNALNQLEKMTLPTLFTLQNKTFLMPLPNMRIEDFLDRSIGYVPQDVVRDGLPHFGSKRDDWLGKSRPHLGYDIYVDNVPVFVMADGVVIRATHSRLSGAYVKVHHGNQLYTVYVHLKDIAVQEGQTLQQGDIVGYIRGPAGNAVEAQLHLEVKINDMSTDPLPLIKDYYQNQAQILQKITHYESLLPQLIRGREQKVREFLEQNGAR from the coding sequence ATGATGATGTTTTTTCTTCGCCTGTTATTATTAGGGGCTATTTTTTCATTTTCTTCAGGATTTGCGGCTGAAATTACGGCAGTTACTTTTGAACAATCGCGCATTGTTATTCGGCACACGGGCTGTCAAGCGCAATCGCTTGTGCGCGAAGAACAGCGTTTAATCTTATCTTTTACGGCGTGTCAGGCGACGGAAGGACGTTTGCTTTTGTTAGACAAAGCGATTACGAATTTACACTGGCTGTCTGACGATTCGCAACGGGCGCAAGTCATCATTCAATTTGCTTTGGCACAGGATTATGCTTTTGAAATTGATGAACAGGAAAATTTATATCAGATTTGTTTTCCTCGTTGCCACAATTTATTAAAGCAACAAAGCGAATTAAATTTAAACGCTTTAAATCAATTAGAAAAAATGACTTTGCCTACTTTATTTACTTTACAAAATAAAACTTTTTTAATGCCATTACCGAATATGCGCATTGAGGATTTTTTAGATCGTTCAATTGGTTATGTGCCGCAAGATGTGGTGCGCGATGGTTTGCCGCATTTTGGCTCTAAACGGGATGATTGGTTGGGTAAATCGCGGCCACATTTGGGTTACGATATTTATGTGGATAATGTGCCTGTTTTTGTGATGGCTGATGGCGTGGTGATTCGCGCCACGCATAGCCGTTTATCTGGTGCTTATGTTAAGGTACATCACGGCAATCAACTTTATACGGTTTATGTGCATTTAAAAGACATTGCGGTGCAAGAAGGACAAACTTTACAACAAGGGGATATTGTTGGTTATATTCGCGGCCCCGCGGGAAATGCAGTAGAAGCACAATTGCATTTAGAAGTTAAAATTAATGATATGAGTACTGATCCTTTACCTTTAATTAAAGATTATTATCAAAATCAAGCACAAATTCTGCAAAAAATCACCCATTATGAAAGCCTATTGCCACAGTTAATTCGAGGGCGAGAACAGAAAGTACGTGAGTTTTTAGAGCAGAATGGGGCGCGGTGA
- a CDS encoding serine/threonine protein kinase, whose translation MTSNMSHPPQENPQENHTVASPALHRHALPHGFWLNEYQIESVLGNPGGFGITYLATDTHLQQRVAIKEYLPSEFAVREGISTVQMRSDSDAPSFRWGLERFVAEARALARFHHPNVVRVLRYFEANGTAYMVMEYQNGENLSHYIKRKGTLTEEEFLAILLPLLDGLEKVHEAGLLHRDIKPNNIYIRSDNSPVLLDFGSARYSMNQERSIVTSIVTPGYAPLEQYDNEREAQGPWTDIYALGAVSYFMVNGEPPMPATRRVIKDPLIPAKEIGEGRYSTQILAAIDWALQPTEEKRPQSIAEWRAALLADRPSYRLSSLAHAASPAKNGNRNKAFGKSEHPLVQRWLTSSLVLFILALMMSGITLFLYLDEKWKTEHQLRLSYENELATLRTQFAQLDAEKKRVDEMLNLLMRFSDQALALDKEKFKKEQGEAHFIKYYKVDNVAPGDVLNIRHYPGDLGSFAGKIPRDADCIRYLDRSHFVFNARGPQLWVMINYEGTVGWVHSRFLMQNFDCQSPSNEAQIQP comes from the coding sequence TTGACTTCAAATATGTCGCACCCCCCGCAAGAAAATCCACAAGAAAATCATACTGTTGCCTCGCCTGCATTGCATCGTCATGCGTTGCCGCATGGTTTTTGGTTAAATGAATACCAAATTGAGTCTGTTTTGGGCAATCCCGGTGGTTTTGGTATCACGTATTTAGCCACAGACACCCATTTACAACAACGGGTGGCAATTAAGGAGTATTTGCCCAGTGAATTTGCGGTGCGCGAAGGAATTAGCACGGTGCAAATGCGTTCGGATTCTGATGCGCCTTCGTTTCGTTGGGGATTGGAGCGATTCGTGGCGGAAGCGCGGGCATTGGCGCGGTTTCATCATCCCAATGTGGTTCGTGTATTGCGTTATTTTGAGGCCAATGGCACAGCCTACATGGTTATGGAATACCAAAATGGGGAAAATTTAAGCCATTATATCAAACGCAAAGGCACGCTGACTGAGGAAGAATTTTTAGCCATTTTATTACCTTTATTAGATGGTTTAGAAAAAGTCCATGAGGCAGGTTTATTACACCGCGATATTAAGCCTAATAATATTTATATTCGCAGTGATAATTCTCCTGTGCTATTAGATTTTGGTTCGGCGCGTTATTCCATGAATCAAGAACGCAGTATTGTCACCAGTATTGTTACGCCGGGATATGCGCCATTAGAACAATATGATAATGAGCGAGAAGCACAAGGGCCTTGGACGGATATTTATGCGTTGGGGGCGGTTTCTTATTTTATGGTGAATGGTGAACCGCCAATGCCAGCTACGCGGCGTGTGATTAAAGACCCTTTAATTCCCGCTAAAGAAATCGGAGAAGGACGTTATTCAACGCAAATTCTAGCGGCTATTGATTGGGCATTGCAACCCACCGAAGAAAAACGTCCGCAATCGATTGCCGAATGGCGAGCGGCATTATTGGCTGATCGTCCGTCTTATCGGCTGTCTTCGCTGGCTCATGCGGCCTCGCCTGCTAAAAATGGCAATAGAAATAAAGCCTTCGGAAAATCAGAACATCCCCTTGTGCAACGCTGGCTGACTTCTTCGTTGGTTTTATTCATATTGGCATTGATGATGTCTGGCATTACGCTGTTTTTATATTTGGATGAAAAATGGAAAACTGAGCATCAATTACGCTTATCTTATGAGAATGAATTAGCCACTTTGCGCACTCAATTTGCCCAATTAGATGCAGAAAAGAAAAGAGTAGATGAAATGTTAAATTTACTCATGCGATTTTCGGATCAAGCTCTCGCTTTGGATAAAGAAAAATTTAAGAAAGAACAAGGAGAAGCGCATTTTATTAAATATTATAAAGTGGATAATGTGGCACCGGGAGATGTGTTAAATATTCGTCATTATCCCGGTGATTTAGGAAGTTTTGCTGGTAAAATTCCACGCGATGCTGATTGTATTCGTTATTTAGATCGTTCGCATTTTGTGTTTAATGCGCGTGGGCCTCAATTGTGGGTGATGATTAATTATGAAGGCACGGTGGGATGGGTACATTCTCGTTTTCTAATGCAGAATTTTGATTGTCAATCTCCATCCAATGAGGCGCAAATACAACCATGA
- the prmC gene encoding peptide chain release factor N(5)-glutamine methyltransferase, producing MRHSNIQQALKTAYSLLNSYETATLESEILLGFILECSRSQLRAYPERTLTPAQYEQFINLIHARAEGVPIAYLTGQREFWSLPLIITNNTLIPRSDTELLVELALCYLPKDKPTSLFDLGTGSGAIALAIAYERANCQIIATDLSLEALTIAQQNAVILRLLNIQFQQGNWFDALMGKKADLIVSNPPYLAPDDPHLQQGDLRYEPPSALIAPQNGLADLITIIHHAPFFLNAQGWLLLEHGYQQGQAVRHELIKAGFQQVQTHKDYAQHERVSCGQMP from the coding sequence ATGCGTCATTCTAACATTCAACAAGCATTGAAAACAGCTTATTCTCTGCTGAATTCTTATGAAACAGCGACATTAGAAAGTGAGATTCTATTAGGTTTTATTTTAGAATGCAGTCGCAGTCAATTAAGAGCTTATCCAGAGCGAACATTAACCCCAGCCCAATATGAACAATTTATCAATTTAATTCATGCTCGTGCAGAGGGTGTTCCGATTGCTTATTTAACAGGGCAACGTGAATTTTGGTCATTGCCCTTAATCATCACCAATAACACTTTAATTCCGCGTTCTGATACAGAATTATTGGTTGAATTAGCACTGTGTTATTTACCGAAAGATAAACCTACCAGTTTATTTGATTTAGGGACAGGCAGTGGTGCGATTGCTTTAGCCATTGCTTATGAGCGCGCCAATTGTCAAATTATTGCCACTGATTTGTCGCTAGAAGCCCTTACCATTGCACAACAAAATGCGGTTATTTTACGATTATTGAATATCCAGTTTCAACAAGGAAATTGGTTTGATGCGCTTATGGGTAAAAAGGCTGATTTAATCGTGAGTAATCCACCTTATTTAGCCCCTGATGATCCGCATTTACAACAAGGTGATTTGCGTTATGAACCGCCATCTGCTTTAATTGCGCCACAAAATGGATTAGCTGATTTAATCACGATTATTCATCATGCGCCCTTTTTTTTAAATGCGCAAGGGTGGCTATTATTAGAACATGGTTATCAACAAGGACAAGCGGTACGTCACGAATTAATTAAAGCGGGTTTTCAACAGGTACAAACCCATAAAGATTATGCGCAACATGAGCGGGTTTCTTGCGGACAAATGCCGTAA
- a CDS encoding PAS domain-containing hybrid sensor histidine kinase/response regulator: protein MIEIMPDMNPEIFSEKPVAILTLHVETLVIIDCNEAALALWKCYKKEQLLHKNLAELMEIHDPFSLHQLKQAIQQAQLHGAWRYYGQLTTFFNYPIELLILTHQHEQARIYCLPNPHLPIESRYRILQHRYEKLAKATQSGILDWHLEEDSFYIDPHLKKHLGYDEKTLPHSHSAWLKLIYHEDLWIFEELSFTDLTEWVPAYNEFQFRIYHGDNSLRWMLLRGYNVRNECHELVRIIGVVIDITVQKQAEEALRESESRFRDLFHFAPIGMAEVSIEGNFLDVNASLCKFLGYTRNELMHLNFKNITWNDDAELNRLHWEHLISGKIKRHQEEIRYIHKLGYVVYGILNSYLRQDSLGNPISIISQIQDISNRKKTELELQKAKELAESANRAKSRFLASMSHELRTPLNGILGYTQILKRDSTLNKNQQEGIEVIHRSGEYLLTLISDILDLSKIEAERMELYPSDFHFGRFLTGVVDLFKMRAEQKQIKFEFKQSNTLPIAIHADEKRLRQILMNLLSNAIKFTERGGVVFSIRSDMSENTINDAENSLYLSLENKINTTHYRQLYFTVEDTGIGIPSELQKEIFLPFQQISTRQHHAEGTGLGLAITKKLVEMMGGKLHLESQLNLGSRFSFSVKFPIIQQFIESDNHQPKIIGYNGNKKTILVVDDQHFNQLVCKHLLEPLHFNILAAYTGAEALTIAQAKLPDLIIMDLIMPDMDGFMTTQQLRSNQQLQFIKIIAASASAFDYHRERSLKAGCDEFIPKPINADQLLACLQRQLDLTWHYETPTSPEKLTPDSVALTSEITHDSSSFLLPKSAAKLHELAMMGDIDSLLFYLTQMETEQSASAHLIQHIRYHIEHYDTDAICRLVTPFL from the coding sequence ATGATTGAAATTATGCCTGACATGAATCCTGAGATTTTTTCAGAGAAACCAGTTGCAATTTTAACATTGCACGTGGAGACGTTAGTTATTATTGACTGTAATGAAGCTGCATTAGCATTATGGAAATGTTACAAAAAAGAACAGCTATTGCATAAAAACTTAGCCGAACTTATGGAAATTCATGATCCGTTTTCATTGCATCAATTAAAGCAAGCCATTCAACAAGCCCAATTACATGGCGCATGGCGTTATTATGGACAATTAACGACTTTTTTTAATTATCCCATAGAACTGCTTATTTTAACGCATCAACATGAGCAAGCAAGGATTTATTGTCTCCCTAATCCTCATTTACCCATTGAGTCTCGTTATCGTATTTTACAACATCGTTACGAAAAATTAGCCAAAGCCACCCAATCGGGAATTTTAGATTGGCATTTGGAGGAAGATAGCTTTTATATTGACCCTCATTTAAAAAAACATTTGGGATATGATGAAAAAACATTACCTCATTCTCACTCAGCATGGTTAAAGCTCATTTATCATGAAGATTTATGGATATTTGAAGAACTCAGTTTTACTGATTTAACCGAATGGGTGCCTGCTTATAACGAGTTTCAATTTCGCATTTATCATGGTGATAATTCTCTGCGTTGGATGCTATTGCGCGGTTATAACGTGCGTAACGAATGCCACGAATTGGTGCGTATTATTGGCGTGGTGATTGACATTACGGTACAAAAACAAGCCGAGGAAGCTCTGCGTGAAAGTGAATCGCGTTTTCGGGATTTATTTCATTTTGCGCCTATTGGTATGGCTGAGGTTTCTATAGAAGGTAATTTTTTGGATGTAAATGCGTCTTTATGCAAATTTTTAGGCTATACCCGCAATGAATTAATGCACCTTAATTTTAAAAACATTACTTGGAATGATGACGCAGAATTAAATCGTTTACATTGGGAACATTTAATCAGTGGTAAAATTAAACGCCATCAAGAAGAAATTCGTTATATTCATAAATTAGGCTATGTGGTTTATGGTATTTTAAATTCTTACTTACGCCAAGATTCGCTAGGCAATCCGATTTCTATTATCAGCCAAATACAAGATATTAGTAATCGTAAAAAGACTGAATTAGAGCTGCAAAAAGCCAAAGAATTAGCCGAAAGTGCTAACCGTGCTAAAAGTCGTTTTTTAGCCAGTATGAGCCATGAATTGCGCACACCATTAAATGGAATTTTAGGCTATACCCAAATTTTAAAACGGGACTCTACTTTAAATAAGAATCAACAAGAAGGCATTGAAGTGATTCATCGCAGCGGAGAATATTTATTAACACTGATTAGTGATATTTTAGATTTATCCAAAATTGAAGCGGAAAGAATGGAATTATATCCCAGCGATTTTCATTTTGGTCGTTTTTTAACGGGGGTTGTGGATTTATTTAAAATGCGCGCCGAGCAAAAACAAATTAAATTTGAATTTAAACAATCAAATACTCTGCCCATTGCCATTCATGCCGATGAAAAACGTTTACGGCAAATTTTAATGAATTTGTTAAGCAATGCGATAAAGTTTACAGAACGCGGGGGGGTGGTTTTTTCTATTCGCAGCGACATGTCAGAAAATACAATAAACGACGCTGAAAACTCGCTTTATCTCTCTTTAGAAAATAAAATAAATACAACCCATTATAGGCAATTGTATTTTACCGTAGAAGACACGGGTATTGGTATTCCATCAGAGTTGCAAAAAGAAATTTTTCTTCCTTTTCAACAAATTAGCACCAGACAGCACCATGCCGAAGGCACAGGCTTGGGGTTAGCCATTACTAAGAAATTAGTGGAAATGATGGGTGGAAAACTGCACTTAGAAAGTCAATTGAATCTGGGCAGTCGCTTTAGTTTTTCGGTTAAATTTCCCATTATCCAACAATTTATTGAGAGTGATAATCATCAGCCTAAAATTATTGGTTATAATGGCAATAAAAAAACTATTTTAGTGGTGGATGATCAGCATTTTAATCAATTGGTGTGTAAACATTTATTAGAACCGTTACATTTTAATATTCTGGCCGCTTATACGGGGGCGGAAGCATTGACCATTGCACAAGCAAAATTACCCGATTTAATTATTATGGATTTAATTATGCCTGATATGGATGGCTTTATGACCACACAACAATTGCGCAGTAATCAACAACTCCAATTCATTAAAATTATTGCTGCCTCAGCCAGTGCTTTTGATTATCACCGTGAACGCAGTTTAAAAGCGGGCTGTGATGAATTTATTCCTAAACCCATTAATGCCGATCAATTGCTGGCTTGTTTACAAAGACAATTGGATTTAACTTGGCATTATGAAACGCCCACCAGCCCAGAAAAATTGACTCCCGATTCCGTCGCATTAACTTCAGAAATAACTCATGATTCCTCTTCTTTTTTACTCCCCAAATCTGCAGCTAAATTACACGAATTGGCCATGATGGGAGATATTGACAGTTTATTATTTTACTTAACTCAAATGGAAACAGAACAAAGTGCATCAGCCCATTTAATTCAACACATTCGCTACCATATTGAACATTATGATACGGATGCAATTTGTCGTTTAGTGACTCCTTTTTTATAA
- a CDS encoding thiazole synthase has protein sequence MIQDTPLRIANRDYRSRLLVGTGKYRDLEETQQAILASGADIVTVAIRRTNIGQDPKQPNLLDVLPPDQYTILPNTAGCYTADDAVRTCRLARELLDGHDLVKLEVLGDEKTLFPDIMETLIAAKILVKENFKVMVYTNDDPIVAKRFEELGCVAVMPLAAPIGSGLGIRNPLNILTIIENAHVPILVDAGVGTASDAAIAMELGCDGVLMNTAIAAAKQPVLMASAMKKAIEAGREAFLAGRMPRRRYANASSPMDGLFL, from the coding sequence ATGATTCAAGATACCCCTTTACGCATTGCCAATCGTGATTACCGCTCTCGTTTACTGGTGGGGACGGGCAAATATCGGGATTTGGAAGAAACCCAACAAGCCATTCTTGCCAGTGGGGCGGACATCGTGACAGTTGCCATTCGTCGTACAAATATTGGGCAAGACCCAAAACAACCTAACTTGTTAGATGTCTTGCCGCCCGATCAGTATACCATTTTACCGAATACTGCGGGCTGTTATACCGCAGATGATGCGGTGCGCACGTGTCGGCTGGCGCGAGAATTACTGGACGGACATGATTTGGTTAAATTGGAAGTATTGGGAGATGAGAAAACTTTATTTCCCGATATTATGGAGACTTTAATTGCCGCTAAAATTTTGGTAAAAGAAAATTTTAAAGTGATGGTTTATACCAATGATGATCCGATTGTGGCAAAGCGTTTTGAAGAATTGGGATGTGTGGCGGTTATGCCGTTGGCCGCGCCGATTGGTTCGGGTTTGGGGATTCGCAACCCTTTGAATATTTTAACGATTATTGAAAATGCTCACGTCCCCATTTTGGTGGATGCGGGGGTAGGCACGGCTTCTGATGCGGCGATTGCGATGGAGTTGGGTTGTGATGGGGTGTTGATGAATACGGCGATTGCAGCCGCTAAACAGCCTGTTTTAATGGCTTCGGCGATGAAAAAAGCCATTGAGGCAGGACGCGAAGCCTTTTTAGCGGGTCGAATGCCCCGCCGTCGTTATGCAAATGCTTCTTCTCCGATGGATGGATTATTTTTATAG
- the orn gene encoding oligoribonuclease, producing MSQDATRLIWIDLEMTGLDPQRDTIIEIATVVTDVHLNLIAEGPVIAVHQPDTVLSGMDEWNTKQHGQSGLIRRVRDSRIDVATAEKNTIAFLQQHIPPQTSPMCGNSVCQDRLFLNRYMPQLEKYFHYRQIDVSSIKELARRWRPSLPDFSKDSQHLAMKDIHESIAELKYYRERFLKLDF from the coding sequence ATGTCGCAAGATGCCACCCGTCTCATTTGGATTGATCTCGAAATGACGGGACTCGATCCCCAGCGAGATACCATTATTGAAATTGCTACCGTCGTCACTGACGTTCATTTGAATTTGATTGCTGAAGGCCCTGTTATTGCGGTTCATCAACCCGATACGGTGTTGAGCGGCATGGATGAATGGAATACTAAACAACACGGGCAATCGGGTTTAATCCGGCGTGTCCGCGACAGCCGTATTGATGTCGCCACGGCCGAGAAAAATACGATTGCGTTCTTACAACAACACATTCCCCCACAAACCTCGCCCATGTGTGGTAATAGTGTGTGTCAAGATCGGCTGTTTTTAAATCGTTACATGCCGCAATTGGAAAAATACTTTCATTATCGACAAATTGATGTCAGTTCTATTAAGGAATTGGCACGCCGTTGGCGGCCGAGTTTGCCTGATTTCTCCAAAGATTCTCAACATTTGGCTATGAAAGATATTCACGAATCCATTGCTGAACTTAAATATTATCGTGAACGTTTTCTTAAACTAGACTTTTAA
- a CDS encoding NAD(P)H-hydrate dehydratase: MTLSNALPLALYRSGQVRELDRVAIEEMGIPGICLMERAGAAAFNLLQQRWLKARRIIVVCGVGNNGGDGYVVARLAYLAGYDVTVLQLGDTTQLKGEALAAYEAMTDVGLFTQVFAEKKLSIVDLIVDALLGTGLDREVSGQWRQVIEAINRSKRPILSLDIPSGLHADTGTVLGVAIQATATMSFVGLKQGLFTGEGPAFTGQVYFNDLQIPAVAYKHVKSIVGRIEYDVVKTMFVRRSRIAHKGSYGHVLVIGGAPGMLGAVCMAAEAAARVGAGKVTVATHPSHAALVSLHRPEIMSYGVETTEALMPLVDQADVVAIGPGLGQSIWARALLDAVKDLQKPVVADADALNLMAQTPFRFPESVLTPHPGEAARLLEMSTVYIQSDRFHAVKSLQLRFGGVCVLKGAGTLIADEDGKISVCTNGNPGMATGGMGDVLTGVIVSLLGQGYTINEAARLGVCLHARAADKAAESGERGLLATDLFTWLRYYANPELF; the protein is encoded by the coding sequence ATGACCTTATCAAACGCTTTACCGTTGGCTTTGTACCGTTCTGGTCAGGTGCGCGAATTGGATCGCGTGGCTATTGAAGAGATGGGCATTCCGGGCATTTGCCTCATGGAACGCGCTGGCGCGGCTGCATTCAATCTGTTACAACAACGTTGGTTAAAAGCCAGACGTATTATTGTTGTCTGTGGAGTGGGAAATAATGGGGGCGATGGTTACGTGGTGGCGCGATTGGCCTACTTGGCGGGTTACGATGTCACTGTTTTACAATTAGGCGATACCACTCAGTTAAAAGGCGAAGCTCTTGCCGCTTATGAAGCCATGACCGATGTGGGTTTATTCACGCAAGTTTTTGCGGAAAAAAAATTAAGTATTGTCGATTTAATTGTTGATGCGTTATTGGGGACGGGCTTGGATCGAGAAGTCAGCGGACAATGGCGACAAGTCATTGAAGCCATTAATCGCTCAAAACGCCCTATTTTATCGCTGGATATTCCCTCTGGATTACATGCCGACACGGGAACAGTGTTGGGTGTAGCCATTCAAGCCACAGCCACCATGAGTTTTGTGGGCTTAAAACAAGGCTTATTTACGGGAGAAGGCCCTGCGTTTACTGGACAAGTGTATTTTAATGACTTGCAAATTCCAGCCGTAGCTTATAAACATGTGAAAAGTATTGTGGGACGTATTGAATACGATGTGGTGAAAACCATGTTCGTGCGTCGTTCTCGTATTGCACATAAAGGCAGTTATGGGCATGTGTTGGTGATTGGGGGTGCGCCCGGTATGTTGGGTGCGGTGTGTATGGCGGCTGAAGCTGCGGCGCGGGTGGGTGCGGGAAAAGTCACTGTCGCCACACATCCTTCTCATGCGGCTTTGGTGTCTTTGCATCGTCCGGAGATTATGAGTTATGGCGTGGAAACGACGGAAGCATTAATGCCACTGGTGGATCAAGCTGATGTGGTGGCGATTGGCCCTGGTTTGGGGCAGTCAATTTGGGCTAGAGCGTTATTAGACGCGGTCAAAGATTTGCAAAAACCCGTTGTTGCCGATGCGGACGCATTAAATTTAATGGCACAAACGCCATTCCGTTTTCCTGAAAGTGTGCTAACGCCGCATCCGGGCGAAGCAGCGCGTTTATTAGAAATGTCAACGGTATATATTCAATCGGATCGCTTTCATGCAGTGAAATCGTTACAATTGCGCTTTGGCGGTGTATGTGTATTGAAGGGGGCGGGGACATTGATCGCGGATGAAGACGGTAAAATTAGTGTCTGTACCAATGGCAATCCGGGCATGGCGACGGGCGGAATGGGAGATGTGTTGACGGGAGTGATTGTCAGCTTATTGGGACAAGGCTATACCATCAACGAAGCGGCGCGTTTAGGTGTTTGTTTACACGCCCGTGCTGCCGATAAAGCCGCAGAAAGTGGGGAACGGGGTTTATTGGCTACTGATTTATTTACGTGGTTACGTTATTATGCCAATCCAGAATTATTTTAA
- a CDS encoding metallophosphoesterase family protein, with amino-acid sequence MSKKIELIGAVGGDSPYQIADIEPLLASENKALAHGQVFTGRVCTQIYTNETDLVKIRQEIKLDAYSAQRWAVQMLAKEQGYQIHHPHKTWFVQTDTEQSVALIGSICPHLRPLHTLIKVANPTEPLDYCLRHLERLFDLYFRVASEMNIRLDEGLSNFALTANDQLYYVDDDIYAWDRFVTCGQMLGIYFRALPWLRGKIAVNLGHILHDLMIKHFNDPQYLMVLAEQLRNIYLTAPEAQAALSDFIHTLKPKTIHFPAVTLTEQTAPTSPANKNNKENNGRYFALLADIHANLPALDTVLNFLAEQQVEEGIVLGDVVGYGPHPAACVSRLQNSPFIILKGNHDHALATGHFKKGFSSSAAWVLEWSMTRVDDAQKQWLNDLPSVWHGEGWMGVHGAPIDPTFFNAYVYEMTYHDNLNWLAEKKVTHCFHGHSHQPGAYLRSKRKEYRYIEPLLSLADFEHGLICPGSVGQPRNRQPGAQFAIYDRQEQVIRYYCLPYAVEPLIEEMADQRFPDTLIKLLLGQL; translated from the coding sequence ATGTCTAAAAAAATTGAATTAATTGGTGCTGTTGGGGGGGATTCTCCTTATCAAATTGCAGATATTGAGCCATTATTAGCCTCAGAAAACAAAGCCTTAGCGCATGGTCAGGTGTTCACAGGTCGGGTTTGCACTCAAATTTACACGAATGAGACTGATTTAGTAAAAATTCGTCAAGAAATCAAGTTGGATGCCTATTCCGCCCAACGATGGGCGGTGCAAATGTTGGCGAAAGAACAAGGCTACCAAATTCATCATCCCCATAAAACCTGGTTTGTCCAAACCGATACGGAACAATCCGTGGCCTTAATTGGCAGTATTTGCCCGCATTTGCGCCCATTACATACCTTAATTAAAGTGGCTAATCCCACTGAACCCCTTGACTATTGTTTGCGTCATTTAGAGAGATTATTTGATCTCTATTTTCGTGTTGCCAGTGAAATGAATATTCGCTTAGATGAAGGTTTGTCTAATTTTGCTTTAACGGCGAATGATCAACTTTATTATGTGGATGATGATATTTATGCGTGGGATCGGTTTGTGACGTGTGGGCAAATGTTGGGGATTTATTTCCGTGCTTTGCCGTGGTTAAGGGGAAAAATTGCGGTTAATTTAGGACATATTTTACATGATTTGATGATTAAACATTTTAACGATCCCCAATATCTCATGGTATTGGCAGAACAATTGCGGAATATTTATTTAACTGCACCCGAAGCGCAAGCCGCATTAAGCGATTTTATTCATACGTTAAAACCAAAAACCATTCATTTTCCCGCGGTAACTTTGACTGAACAAACCGCGCCCACTTCTCCAGCCAATAAAAATAATAAAGAAAATAACGGGCGTTATTTTGCTTTATTAGCGGATATTCATGCGAATTTGCCCGCTTTGGACACCGTTTTAAATTTTTTAGCCGAGCAACAAGTAGAAGAAGGCATTGTATTAGGCGATGTTGTGGGCTATGGGCCACATCCGGCGGCGTGTGTATCTCGCTTGCAAAATAGTCCTTTTATCATTCTCAAAGGCAATCATGATCATGCTTTAGCCACGGGACATTTTAAAAAAGGGTTTTCAAGTTCAGCCGCTTGGGTGTTGGAATGGAGTATGACGCGAGTGGACGACGCGCAAAAACAATGGCTGAATGATTTGCCGTCGGTTTGGCATGGCGAGGGCTGGATGGGCGTACACGGTGCGCCGATTGATCCGACTTTTTTTAATGCTTACGTTTATGAAATGACTTATCACGATAATTTAAATTGGTTGGCGGAGAAAAAAGTTACCCATTGTTTTCATGGACATAGCCATCAACCGGGGGCTTATCTCAGAAGCAAAAGGAAAGAATACCGCTATATTGAGCCTTTGCTGTCACTCGCCGATTTTGAACACGGTCTTATTTGTCCGGGTTCTGTGGGACAACCACGCAATCGTCAGCCGGGAGCGCAATTTGCCATTTATGATCGCCAAGAACAAGTGATTCGCTATTATTGCTTGCCTTACGCGGTTGAGCCGTTAATTGAAGAAATGGCGGATCAACGTTTTCCCGATACCTTAATAAAATTGTTATTAGGACAGCTTTAG